From one Amphiura filiformis chromosome 13, Afil_fr2py, whole genome shotgun sequence genomic stretch:
- the LOC140167671 gene encoding uncharacterized protein: protein MTETSSEPKTEEELEDLYEEKKRAIGSKIEYLKSCDEYLTQETYDAIDQMTDVFFLLGRDEDYKKICSRIVGSMLEQGFAQLMVKIVKSTGKVAYEVRHQTAMFLSVTMSYFPEGVWQQVAVEFCKSGIIRYLVKELDSYDPYTKDPKQRILITSTLADLNNLTYTPNVIPIYRAANAVNVLMKFAEADDGMTTIHSLCILAQIANEKESERLATSGECIVTMLDIFQKAAQSDNRMYCFVIKIDDENEETFEIALSTQASGINNLASNDANKEAIVQHGGVPVLIAMLRPEYTNAVKKYTIEALWKLSFLESNLDAILTHLTFTDTQALEELKGMRSSPNPRLRDACQGLLHQLGLLDIHEEPPVEQQTQPSASRSPSTTSARPRKPPPSYQETMDAPHIMISYQHDHLQRVIKVRNMLQRKGYNVWMDVDKMSKYFIIIIEG, encoded by the exons ATGACAGAAACATCATCAGAGCCAAAGACAGAAGAGGAGCTAGAAGACCTTTATGAGGAAAAGAAACGTGCCATTGGGTCCAAGATTGAGTATCTGAAATCCTGTGATGAATATCTTACACAGGAAACGTATGATGCAATTGACCAGATGACAGATGTCTTTTTCCTTCTTGGCAGAGATGAAGACTACAAGAAGATTTGCAGTAGGATTGTTGGCTCCATGCTAGAGCAAGGTTTTGCGCAATTGATGGTGAAGATTGTAAAATCTACAGGAAAGGTTGCGTATGAAGTTAGGCATCAAACCGCAATGTTCTTATCTGTCACCATGTCGTACTTCCCGGAAGGAGTATGGCAACAAGTCGCAGTAGAATTTTGCAAGAGCGGTATAATACGGTATCTAGTGAAAGAATTAGACTCCTACGATCCATATACAAAGGATCCCAAACAACGGATTCTCATAACTAGTACCCTTGCGGACTTGAACAATCTGACATACACACCAAACGTCATTCCTATATATCGAGCGGCAAATGCAGTTAACGTCCTGATGAAATTTGCTGAGGCAGATGATGGTATGACCACAATTCACAGTCTGTGTATACTAGCTCAGATTGCAAATGAAAAGGAGAGTGAACGTTTGGCAACATCAGGAGAATGCATAGTAACGATGCTGGATATTTTCCAAAAGGCAGCTCAGTCTGATAATAGAATGTATTGCTTTGTAATAAAAATAGATGATGAAAATGAGGAGACGTTTGAAATTGCACTTTCGACGCAAGCGTCCGGTATTAATAATCTTGCAAGCAATGATGCCAACAAGGAGGCCATAGTACAACACGGAGGCGTACCAGTCCTAATTGCGATGTTGAGACCTGAGTATACAAACGCTGTGAAGAAATACACCATTGAAGCGTTGTGGAAGCTATCCTTCCTGGAGAGCAACCTTGACGCGATTCTTACTCATTTGACCTTTACAGATACACAAGCATTGGAAG AACTAAAGGGCATGCGATCGTCTCCAAACCCAAGACTTCGTGACGCATGTCAAGGTCTTCTGCACCAGTTGGGCCTCCTTGACATTCATGAGGAACCTCCAGTGGAACAACAGACACAACCATCAGCATCTCGATCCCCATCAACGACATCGGCGCGTCCTCGCAAACCTCCCCCATCATATCAAGAAACCATGGATGCACCTCATATCATGATCAGTTACCAGCATGATCATCTGCAGAGGGTGATCAAAGTCCGAAATATGCTCCAGAGAAAAGGATACAACGTTTGGATGGACGTTGATAAAATGAGTAagtattttattataattatcgAAGGTTAA